In Chitinophaga oryzae, the sequence TATAAAGGCCCCGAAATGGCAGCCCGCAGAAATGATATCCCGGTAGTGTTTGTAGACATCCGTAAAACCAAACGCGGTTATTACCACGCCACCCTGAAACTGATGTTTGAAGAACCGCAACAGGAGCCGGTAGGCAAAATCACAGAAGCCTTTGTACAGTTCCTGGAGAAAAATATTCACGAGCAACCCGAAGTATGGGTGTGGAGCCACAGAAGGTGGAAACACCAGTATCCAATTACGAATTAGGAATTACGAATTACGAATTAAGGGCTGTTTTTTGGAGCGGTTATTTACTAACTTTTCCAAAAAACAGCCCTTAATTCGTAATTCGCAATTCGTAATTCCTACCCGGGTATCCTCAGTTTTTGTCCTGGAAAGATTTTATTCGGGTCTTTGATCTGGTCCTTGTTGGCCTCAAAGATCTCTTTCCACGAAACACCGGGATAGTTTTTGGCAATCTTGCTCAGATTGTCGCCGGATTTGACTTCGTACACCTGCTCTCCGCCCCCGCCGCCATCGGCAACAGTGATATTCATAACCACATCAGCAGAACGCATTTCGGGGTCCAGTTTTTCGTAGGTGTCCCACAGTTGGTCTTTCACCGCTGCAGTAGCGCCACCATCGATATACAGTACACCGTCCTGCTCCCTTACCTGTAAATTGGTAACGCCGGCACTGTTGGCCTGGCTGATCAGTTCCTGGTATTTATCCTGTAAACTCATGACAGTAATTTTTTGAAGGGTTATTTCAATTTAAGGTTGTTGTTAACTTTCCTGGGTTTGGATTCCTGCGCTGTCTGAATGATTTTACGCAGATCGCTTTTTTTAGCTTCGCCGTTCAGGGTAACTTCACCGTTGGCCACCGTAACGGTTACCGTAGAAAATCCGGCTGCTGCATAGGCAGAATCAAGGGTTTTCTTCAGCACATCGTCGGGGTTGATCGTTACCGGAGCGGGGGCAGGTTCCGGCGCCTTTACAGTGATATTATTAGTGACGGATTTCACACCGGAAACGCCTTTCAGGGCTTCTTCCGCTGCTGCTTTGGCGGCATCATCGGTCACTTCGCCGCTCAGGGTTACTACTCCGCCTTTCACCTCTGCGGTGATACCCGGAATAGTGCTTAGTTTTTCATTAACGGCCTGCTGGATTTTGCTGTCCGATGGCTTACAGGCGAAGAAGAAAACGCCCATCACCATCAAAAGGGCGAGTGCTAAGGATTTTCTATTCATGGTGAGAAGTTTTAGTTCCAGAAGATAACAAATAACGTGCTAACAGAAAATTTTTTCTCGTTTAACTAATTGTTAATCAACCTAAAAACAACACAAGCAGAAAAGTCAATCTGAAAAAGAACGGCTTCAATAAAGGATTTGAGGGAAATGGAACTGCAGTGGTATACATTCGTTTATTTGTCTATATAAAACAGGCAGGCCGCAAAGGGATTCCTTTGCGGCCTGCTGATATATCATTTGAAAAGGCGCTTTAGTTCAGCACATTTTTTTCCTGTACTACTTCCAGTCCTTTTTCGTCTTTCATTTTAGCGAAGCCACCCTCTACGTTACGCAGGTTGTGAATGCCTTCTTTCTTCAGGATAGAGCAGGCGATGATGCTGCGGTAGCCACCCTGGCAGTGAACATACAGGTTCAGATGTTCTTCCAGGTTGGCAAGGTT encodes:
- a CDS encoding LysM peptidoglycan-binding domain-containing protein is translated as MSLQDKYQELISQANSAGVTNLQVREQDGVLYIDGGATAAVKDQLWDTYEKLDPEMRSADVVMNITVADGGGGGEQVYEVKSGDNLSKIAKNYPGVSWKEIFEANKDQIKDPNKIFPGQKLRIPG
- a CDS encoding BON domain-containing protein; its protein translation is MNRKSLALALLMVMGVFFFACKPSDSKIQQAVNEKLSTIPGITAEVKGGVVTLSGEVTDDAAKAAAEEALKGVSGVKSVTNNITVKAPEPAPAPVTINPDDVLKKTLDSAYAAAGFSTVTVTVANGEVTLNGEAKKSDLRKIIQTAQESKPRKVNNNLKLK